The Lycium barbarum isolate Lr01 chromosome 10, ASM1917538v2, whole genome shotgun sequence genome includes a region encoding these proteins:
- the LOC132614270 gene encoding purple acid phosphatase 23 isoform X1, producing the protein MMIKKVEKICIALCFKFLLIVAVADTIPTTLDGPFKPVTQRFDPSLRKGSDDLPMDHPRLKRNVTSFFPEQIALALSSSPSSMLVSWVTGEAQIGLNVTPHDPTTVASEVWYGKKSGKYTWKQTGDSVVYSQLYPFEGLWNYTSGIIHHVKIDGLEPETKYYYKCGDSSLAAMSEELEFETFALPTPNKYPRRIAVVGDLGLTSNTTTTIDHLIMNDPSMILMVGDLTYANQYLTTGGKGASCYSCQFPDAPIRETYQPRWDGWGRFMEPLISRVPMMVIEGNHEIEPQAAGLTFQSYLKRFAVPSKESGSNSNLYYSFDAGGVHFIMLGAYVDYNQTSAQYAWLQDDLEKVDRRVTPWLVAAWHSPWYNSYSSHYQEFECMRQEMEEILYTYRVDIVFSGHVHAYERMNRVYNYTLDPCGPVYITVGDGGNIEKVDVDHADDPGKCPSPGDNIPEFGGVCHMNFTSGPAKGNFCWDKQPEWSAYRESSFGHGILEMVNSTHALWTWHRNQDIYRENSHGDQIYIVRQPQSCSVTSKDSRLSPSIPPALDTAAACLSSLLYYIILPVIILIGLLSNH; encoded by the exons ATGATGATCAAGAAAGTTGAGAAAATTTGCATAGCACTTTGCTTTAAGTTTCTTCTAATAGTTGCAGTTGCagacacaataccaacaacattagatgGACCATTTAAGCCAGTCACTCAAAGATTTGATCCTTCATTGCGTAAAGGTAGTGATGATTTGCCAATGGATCATCCAAGGCTTAAGAGAAATGTTACTTCATTTTTTCCAGAACAGATTGCTCTTGCCTTGTCATCATCTCCATCTTCAATGTTGGTTTCTTGGGTCACTG GGGAAGCTCAGATTGGTCTAAATGTCACTCCACATGATCCAACAACAGTGGCAAGTGAGGTATGGTATGGGAAGAAAAGTGGGAAGTACACATGGAAGCAAACTGGGGATTCAGTGGTTTACAGTCAGTTGTATCCATTTGAAGGGCTGTGGAACTACACCTCGGGCATCATTCATCATGTGAAGATTGATG gTCTTGAACCCGAAACGAAGTATTACTACAAGTGTGGGGATAGTTCTTTAGCAGCAATGAGTGAGGAACTTGAATTTGAGACCTTCGCATTGCCTACACCTAACAAGTATCCACGACGAATAGCAGTTGTTGGCGACTTGGGCCTTACAAGCAATACAACCACAACCATTGATCATCTCATAATGAATGATCCTTCCATGATTTTGATGGTTGGAGATTTAACTTATGCGAATCAATACCTTACAACTGGTGGTAAAGGAGCTTCATGTTATTCTTGTCAGTTTCCAGACGCACCTATAAGAGAGACATATCAACCTCGATGGGATGGATGGGGAAG ATTTATGGAACCTCTGATCTCAAGGGTTCCAATGATGGTTATTGAAGGAAACCATGAGATTGAGCCTCAAGCAGCAGGGCTAACATTCCAATCGTACTTGAAAAGATTTGCTGTTCCTTCAAAGGAATCTGGCTCTAACAGTAACCTTTACTACTCTTTTGATGCTGGAGGAGTCCATTTCATCATGCTAGGAGCCTACGTTGACTATAATCAGACCA GTGCTCAGTATGCTTGGCTTCAGGATGATCTGGAAAAAGTAGATCGTCGCGTGACTCCTTGGCTTGTGGCTGCATGGCATTCTCCTTGGTACAATAGCTATTCATCACACTACCAAGAATTTGAGTGCATGAGGCAGGAAATGGAAGAAATACTATATACATATCGCGTTGATATAGTTTTCTCTGGTCAT GTGCATGCATATGAGCGAATGAATCGAGTCTACAACTATACCTTGGATCCATGTGGCCCTGTTTACATAACAGTAGGAGATGGTGGTAATATTGAGAAAGTCGATGTTGATCATGCAGATGATCCTGGGAAATGTCCTTCACCAGGTGACAACATTCCAGAATTTGGAGGTGTATGTCACATGAACTTTACCAGTGGACCTGCCAAAGGAAATTTTTGCTGGGACAAACAGCCAGAATGGAGTGCATATAGAGAGAGCAGCTTCGGCCACGGGATACTGGAG ATGGTAAATTCAACTCATGCGTTATGGACTTGGCACCGCAATCAGGATATTTATCGTGAAAACAGTCATGGTGATCAAATATACATTGTACGACAACCTCAATCTTGCTCTGTTACCTCGAAG GATAGCAGGTTGAGTCCATCAATACCACCGGCATTGGACACTGCAGCTGCATGCTTATCCTCTCTTCTCTATTACATAATTTTGCCTGTCATTATCCTTATTGGCCTTCTCAGCAACCACTGA
- the LOC132614270 gene encoding purple acid phosphatase 23 isoform X2: MMIKKVEKICIALCFKFLLIVAVADTIPTTLDGPFKPVTQRFDPSLRKGSDDLPMDHPRLKRNVTSFFPEQIALALSSSPSSMLVSWVTGEAQIGLNVTPHDPTTVASEVWYGKKSGKYTWKQTGDSVVYSQLYPFEGLWNYTSGIIHHVKIDGLEPETKYYYKCGDSSLAAMSEELEFETFALPTPNKYPRRIAVVGDLGLTSNTTTTIDHLIMNDPSMILMVGDLTYANQYLTTGGKGASCYSCQFPDAPIRETYQPRWDGWGRFMEPLISRVPMMVIEGNHEIEPQAAGLTFQSYLKRFAVPSKESGSNSNLYYSFDAGGVHFIMLGAYVDYNQTSAQYAWLQDDLEKVDRRVTPWLVAAWHSPWYNSYSSHYQEFECMRQEMEEILYTYRVDIVFSGHVHAYERMNRVYNYTLDPCGPVYITVGDGGNIEKVDVDHADDPGKCPSPGDNIPEFGGVCHMNFTSGPAKGNFCWDKQPEWSAYRESSFGHGILEMVNSTHALWTWHRNQDIYRENSHGDQIYIVRQPQSCSVTSKVPFHLPQRIAG; the protein is encoded by the exons ATGATGATCAAGAAAGTTGAGAAAATTTGCATAGCACTTTGCTTTAAGTTTCTTCTAATAGTTGCAGTTGCagacacaataccaacaacattagatgGACCATTTAAGCCAGTCACTCAAAGATTTGATCCTTCATTGCGTAAAGGTAGTGATGATTTGCCAATGGATCATCCAAGGCTTAAGAGAAATGTTACTTCATTTTTTCCAGAACAGATTGCTCTTGCCTTGTCATCATCTCCATCTTCAATGTTGGTTTCTTGGGTCACTG GGGAAGCTCAGATTGGTCTAAATGTCACTCCACATGATCCAACAACAGTGGCAAGTGAGGTATGGTATGGGAAGAAAAGTGGGAAGTACACATGGAAGCAAACTGGGGATTCAGTGGTTTACAGTCAGTTGTATCCATTTGAAGGGCTGTGGAACTACACCTCGGGCATCATTCATCATGTGAAGATTGATG gTCTTGAACCCGAAACGAAGTATTACTACAAGTGTGGGGATAGTTCTTTAGCAGCAATGAGTGAGGAACTTGAATTTGAGACCTTCGCATTGCCTACACCTAACAAGTATCCACGACGAATAGCAGTTGTTGGCGACTTGGGCCTTACAAGCAATACAACCACAACCATTGATCATCTCATAATGAATGATCCTTCCATGATTTTGATGGTTGGAGATTTAACTTATGCGAATCAATACCTTACAACTGGTGGTAAAGGAGCTTCATGTTATTCTTGTCAGTTTCCAGACGCACCTATAAGAGAGACATATCAACCTCGATGGGATGGATGGGGAAG ATTTATGGAACCTCTGATCTCAAGGGTTCCAATGATGGTTATTGAAGGAAACCATGAGATTGAGCCTCAAGCAGCAGGGCTAACATTCCAATCGTACTTGAAAAGATTTGCTGTTCCTTCAAAGGAATCTGGCTCTAACAGTAACCTTTACTACTCTTTTGATGCTGGAGGAGTCCATTTCATCATGCTAGGAGCCTACGTTGACTATAATCAGACCA GTGCTCAGTATGCTTGGCTTCAGGATGATCTGGAAAAAGTAGATCGTCGCGTGACTCCTTGGCTTGTGGCTGCATGGCATTCTCCTTGGTACAATAGCTATTCATCACACTACCAAGAATTTGAGTGCATGAGGCAGGAAATGGAAGAAATACTATATACATATCGCGTTGATATAGTTTTCTCTGGTCAT GTGCATGCATATGAGCGAATGAATCGAGTCTACAACTATACCTTGGATCCATGTGGCCCTGTTTACATAACAGTAGGAGATGGTGGTAATATTGAGAAAGTCGATGTTGATCATGCAGATGATCCTGGGAAATGTCCTTCACCAGGTGACAACATTCCAGAATTTGGAGGTGTATGTCACATGAACTTTACCAGTGGACCTGCCAAAGGAAATTTTTGCTGGGACAAACAGCCAGAATGGAGTGCATATAGAGAGAGCAGCTTCGGCCACGGGATACTGGAG ATGGTAAATTCAACTCATGCGTTATGGACTTGGCACCGCAATCAGGATATTTATCGTGAAAACAGTCATGGTGATCAAATATACATTGTACGACAACCTCAATCTTGCTCTGTTACCTCGAAGGTACCCTTTCATCTACCTCAAAG GATAGCAGGTTGA